Proteins encoded together in one Candidatus Caldatribacterium sp. window:
- a CDS encoding phosphate ABC transporter permease subunit PstC, which produces LGDVPAGTLEYQTIFAVGLLLFLFTLLLNSLARKLRQRFQEVYR; this is translated from the coding sequence CTCGGGGATGTTCCTGCGGGAACCCTTGAGTACCAGACGATTTTTGCCGTCGGACTTTTGCTCTTCCTCTTCACCCTCCTTCTCAATTCCCTTGCCCGAAAGCTCCGCCAGAGGTTCCAGGAGGTGTACCGATGA